A stretch of Cicer arietinum cultivar CDC Frontier isolate Library 1 chromosome 5, Cicar.CDCFrontier_v2.0, whole genome shotgun sequence DNA encodes these proteins:
- the LOC101513181 gene encoding two-component response regulator ARR17-like — MYSEMSNLILNSDNMEVVDSRKILLQQQHHFHVLAVDDSLTDRKLLERLLIAGSSCKVTCVDSGDKALKYLGLIDEQVLQNNNNSTTNSLLESSSPPQPLQLQEGSKVNLIMTDYCMPGMNGYDLLKRLKGSSCKDVPVVIMSSENVPSIVSMCLEEGAEEFLIKPLQLSDLQKLQPYFVKSVENSCDEQESANSSTDSDNDDLMSISMNNNDNSTNSNSISKRKAMSTEPPERSRPKMKGLAVV, encoded by the exons ATGTATTCAGAGATGAGCAATCTTATTCTAAACTCTGATAATATGGAGGTTGTGGATAGTAGAAAAATACTATTACAGCAACAACACCATTTTCATGTGTTGGCAGTAGATGACAGTCTCACTGATAGAAAGCTTTTAGAGAGGCTTCTTATTGCAGGTTCTTCATGcaaag TTACATGTGTGGACTCTGGTGATAAGGCTTTGAAATATCTTGGACTCATTGATGAACAAGtacttcaaaataataataattccaCAACAAACTCTTTATTAGAATCATCTTCTCCTCCTCAACCATTACAGCTGCAAGAG GGAAGCAAAGTGAATTTGATCATGACAGACTATTGCATGCCTGGAATGAATGGCTATGATTTACTTAAACGACTCAAG GGATCTTCTTGTAAAGATGTTCCAGTTGTGATCATGTCTTCAGAAAATGTACCTTCCATAGTTAGCAT gtgcTTAGAAGAAGGGGCAGAGGAGTTTCTAATTAAGCCTCTTCAGTTATCAGATTTGCAGAAACTTCAGCCTTACTTTGTTAAATCAGTTGAGAATTCTTGTGATGAACAAGAATCAGCAAACAGTTCAACAGATTCTGACAATGATGATCTCATGAGCATCAGCATGAACAATAACGATAACAGTACTAACAGTAACAGTATTAGCAAAAGGAAGGCCATGTCTACTGAGCCTCCAGAGAGATCAAGGCCCAAAATGAAAGGGTTGGCAGTGGtgtaa